A DNA window from Sphingomonas profundi contains the following coding sequences:
- the trmB gene encoding tRNA (guanine(46)-N(7))-methyltransferase TrmB, whose amino-acid sequence MSDAPHDPSTIRRLYGRRQGHKLRQGQAALVEDLLPALAVPEEGPLDAARLFGGERPLELEIGFGAGEHLAAQAAMRPGHGFIGCEPFLNGVVGALGHIERDGLKNVRLHMGDALEVLDRLADASLERVYLLHPDPWPKARHAKRRFMNPGPIARIAAKLRPGGEFRFGTDHPVYCRWAMMVMGARPDFTWTAERPADFLIRPDDWPDSRYAAKARREGREVWYFRYVRT is encoded by the coding sequence ATGTCCGATGCGCCGCACGATCCCAGCACCATACGCCGGCTCTACGGCCGCCGGCAGGGGCACAAGCTGCGGCAGGGGCAGGCCGCGCTGGTGGAGGATCTGCTGCCGGCGCTGGCCGTGCCGGAGGAGGGGCCGCTGGACGCCGCGCGCCTGTTCGGCGGCGAGCGGCCGCTGGAGCTGGAGATCGGCTTCGGCGCCGGCGAGCATCTGGCGGCGCAGGCGGCGATGCGGCCCGGCCATGGCTTCATCGGCTGCGAGCCGTTCCTCAACGGCGTGGTCGGCGCGCTGGGCCATATCGAGCGGGATGGGCTGAAGAATGTCCGCCTGCACATGGGCGACGCGCTGGAGGTGCTGGACCGGCTGGCCGACGCCTCGCTGGAGCGGGTCTATCTGCTCCATCCCGATCCCTGGCCCAAGGCGCGCCACGCCAAGCGCCGCTTCATGAACCCCGGCCCGATCGCCCGCATCGCCGCCAAGCTGCGACCCGGCGGCGAGTTCCGCTTCGGCACCGACCACCCGGTCTACTGCCGCTGGGCGATGATGGTGATGGGCGCGCGACCGGACTTCACCTGGACGGCCGAGCGCCCGGCCGATTTCCTGATTCGACCGGACGACTGGCCCGACAGCCGCTACGCCGCCAAGGCCCGGCGCGAGGGCCGCGAGGTCTGGTACTTCCGATACGTGCGGACATAG
- the epsC gene encoding serine O-acetyltransferase EpsC: MSVAEDDEGSVGIYWDTDAIVGQLRDAREAWRSARSRNAEYGSVGFPSRLALEKIIAALCGVLFPLRLGPSFVRRHNEDAYVAETLQTALSRLYGQIRLELGYSLSQEEAALVDQDAARIIRHFAAALPRLRVLLDTDVEAAYAGDPAARSVDEVLLCYPCVLAIIHHRLAHLLHGLGAPLIARIVSEIANSRTGIDIHPGASIGESFFIDHGTGVVIGETAVIGARVRLYQAVTLGARSFPADADGALKKGHARHPIVEDDVVIYAGATILGRVTIGRGSTIGGNVWLTESVPPLSDIRQADTRREPLAAPAPSA, from the coding sequence ATGAGTGTTGCCGAGGACGACGAGGGCTCCGTCGGGATCTACTGGGATACGGACGCGATCGTCGGCCAGCTGCGCGACGCGCGCGAGGCCTGGCGCTCGGCCCGCAGCCGCAACGCGGAATATGGCTCGGTGGGCTTCCCCTCCCGCCTGGCGCTGGAGAAGATCATCGCGGCGCTGTGCGGCGTCCTGTTCCCGCTGCGCCTCGGCCCCAGCTTCGTGCGCCGCCACAATGAGGACGCCTATGTCGCGGAGACGCTGCAGACGGCGCTCAGCCGGCTCTACGGCCAGATCCGGCTGGAGCTGGGCTACTCGCTCAGCCAGGAGGAGGCCGCCCTCGTCGATCAGGATGCCGCCCGCATCATCCGCCACTTCGCCGCCGCCCTGCCCCGCCTGCGGGTGCTGCTGGATACCGACGTGGAGGCGGCCTATGCCGGCGATCCGGCGGCGCGCAGCGTCGACGAGGTGCTGCTCTGCTATCCGTGCGTGCTGGCGATCATCCACCACCGCCTGGCCCACCTGCTGCACGGCCTGGGCGCGCCGCTGATCGCCCGCATCGTCTCGGAGATCGCCAATTCGCGCACCGGCATCGACATCCACCCCGGCGCCTCGATCGGCGAGAGCTTCTTCATCGATCACGGCACCGGCGTGGTGATCGGCGAGACGGCGGTGATCGGCGCGCGCGTGCGGCTGTACCAGGCCGTCACCCTGGGCGCCCGCAGCTTTCCGGCGGATGCCGACGGCGCGCTGAAGAAGGGCCATGCCCGCCACCCGATCGTGGAGGACGATGTGGTGATCTACGCCGGCGCGACCATCCTCGGCCGGGTCACGATCGGGCGAGGCTCCACGATCGGCGGCAATGTGTGGCTTACCGAGAGCGTGCCGCCGCTCAGCGACATCCGTCAGGCCGATACCCGGCGGGAGCCGCTGGCGGCGCCTGCGCCCAGCGCCTGA
- a CDS encoding VOC family protein — protein MAPLRPFHLAFPVHDLAAARAFYGGVLGCAEGRSAAGWIDFDLFGHQIVAHLDPAMPPPVAVSNAVDGHDVPVPHFGVVLAMAEWKALAARVEAAGIPFGIAPHIRFKGLPGEQATMFFRDPSGNALEFKAFADPAQLFAT, from the coding sequence ATGGCCCCTCTCCGCCCGTTCCACCTCGCCTTTCCGGTCCACGATCTGGCGGCGGCGCGCGCCTTCTACGGCGGCGTGCTCGGCTGCGCGGAGGGGCGGAGCGCGGCCGGGTGGATCGATTTCGATCTGTTCGGCCACCAGATCGTCGCCCACCTCGATCCCGCGATGCCGCCGCCGGTGGCCGTGTCGAACGCGGTGGACGGGCATGACGTGCCGGTGCCGCACTTCGGCGTGGTGCTGGCGATGGCCGAGTGGAAGGCGCTCGCGGCGCGGGTCGAGGCCGCCGGCATCCCCTTCGGCATCGCCCCGCACATCCGCTTCAAGGGCCTGCCGGGCGAGCAGGCGACGATGTTTTTCCGCGACCCTTCCGGCAACGCGCTGGAGTTCAAGGCCTTTGCGGATCCCGCGCAACTGTTCGCCACCTGA
- the metK gene encoding methionine adenosyltransferase → MRQDYLFTSESVSEGHPDKVADQISDAIVDLFLSKDPEARIACETLTTTQLVVLAGEIRCKGVYEDGRWAPGAEEEIERTVRETVKRIGYEQEGFHWRTFRFENNLHAQSAHIAQGVDASGNKDEGAGDQGIMFGFACDETPDLMPATLYYSHKILERMAADRHSGAAPFLEPDAKSQVTLRFAGGVPVAATAIVVSTQHAKGYDEGEKEAALHAYVKAVVADILPAPLLSDATEYHINPTGSFEIGGPDGDAGLTGRKIIVDTYGGASPHGGGAFSGKDPTKVDRSAAYITRYLAKNIVAAGLARRCTIQLAYAIGVSRPLSLYVDTHGTGTVDDAAIEQAIMGLSALGGLTPRAIREHLGLNRPIYQKSAAYGHFGRTPEGDFFPWEKTDLAGALKAAL, encoded by the coding sequence ATGCGTCAGGATTATCTCTTCACGTCCGAGTCGGTTTCGGAGGGGCATCCGGACAAGGTGGCCGACCAGATTTCCGACGCGATCGTCGACCTGTTCCTCTCCAAGGATCCGGAGGCGCGGATCGCCTGCGAGACGCTGACGACCACCCAGCTGGTGGTGCTGGCGGGCGAGATCCGCTGCAAGGGCGTGTATGAGGACGGCCGCTGGGCACCGGGCGCCGAGGAGGAGATCGAGCGCACCGTGCGCGAGACGGTGAAGCGCATCGGCTACGAGCAGGAGGGCTTCCACTGGCGGACCTTCCGCTTCGAGAACAACCTGCACGCCCAGTCCGCCCACATCGCGCAAGGGGTGGACGCCAGCGGCAACAAGGACGAGGGTGCCGGCGACCAGGGCATCATGTTCGGATTCGCCTGCGACGAGACGCCGGACCTGATGCCGGCGACACTCTACTACAGCCACAAGATCCTGGAGCGTATGGCCGCCGACCGCCATTCCGGCGCGGCCCCGTTTCTGGAGCCGGACGCCAAGAGCCAGGTGACGCTGCGCTTCGCCGGCGGCGTGCCGGTGGCGGCGACCGCGATCGTCGTCTCCACCCAGCATGCCAAGGGCTATGACGAGGGCGAGAAGGAGGCCGCGCTGCACGCCTATGTGAAGGCGGTGGTGGCGGACATCCTGCCGGCGCCGCTGCTGTCCGACGCGACCGAGTATCACATCAACCCCACCGGCAGCTTCGAGATCGGCGGGCCCGACGGCGACGCCGGCCTCACCGGCCGCAAGATCATCGTCGATACCTATGGTGGCGCGTCGCCCCACGGCGGCGGGGCGTTCAGCGGCAAGGATCCCACCAAGGTCGATCGCTCGGCCGCCTACATCACCCGCTATCTCGCCAAGAACATCGTCGCCGCCGGGCTGGCGCGCCGCTGCACGATCCAGCTGGCCTATGCGATCGGCGTGTCCAGGCCGCTGTCGCTGTACGTCGATACGCACGGCACCGGCACGGTGGACGATGCCGCGATCGAACAGGCGATCATGGGCCTCTCGGCGCTCGGCGGGCTCACCCCGCGCGCGATCCGCGAGCATCTCGGCCTGAACCGGCCGATCTACCAGAAGTCCGCCGCCTACGGCCATTTCGGCCGCACGCCGGAGGGCGATTTCTTCCCGTGGGAGAAGACCGATCTGGCCGGGGCGCTGAAGGCGGCACTCTGA
- a CDS encoding Lrp/AsnC family transcriptional regulator → MHIDALDEKILRHLRRDSSLTSEALGEAIGLSPSATHRRVKALERDGMILGYSARLSRLAEGNPSTVFVQVTLVDQRRATMEAFEGALARTSQVHEAHLMSGESDYLLKVLVPESDSYERIHREILAGLPGVHRLVTQFTIRTLAVGR, encoded by the coding sequence ATGCACATTGACGCTCTCGACGAAAAGATCCTGCGACATCTCAGGCGGGATTCGTCGCTGACCAGCGAGGCGCTGGGCGAGGCGATCGGGCTGTCGCCATCGGCCACGCACCGGCGGGTGAAGGCGCTGGAGCGGGACGGCATGATCCTGGGCTACTCGGCGCGCCTGTCCCGCCTGGCGGAGGGCAATCCTTCCACCGTGTTCGTGCAGGTCACGCTGGTGGATCAGCGCCGCGCGACCATGGAGGCGTTCGAAGGCGCGCTGGCGCGGACGAGCCAGGTGCACGAAGCGCATCTGATGAGCGGTGAATCCGACTATCTGCTGAAGGTACTGGTGCCGGAGAGCGACAGCTACGAACGCATCCACCGCGAGATCCTTGCCGGTCTGCCCGGCGTGCACCGGCTGGTGACGCAGTTCACGATCCGTACGTTGGCGGTCGGCCGTTAG
- a CDS encoding glutathione S-transferase family protein, with the protein MKLYWGPHTCAIGIHILLEELGRPYETEKLDVAGGATHAPAFLAINPKGKVPTLVRDDGSVLTEFGAIATWLARTSPEAGLIPEDADAEGRMVEMLGYVEGTIHGQGFGRIFAPGKFEPQDVVHQATGLGSGSVRRQGREMVEQGFAILDPQLAGHDFAVGDTLTIADFALFYVERWAPQQDIALPANLQRHFDRMLARPAVQTVRAAWGEA; encoded by the coding sequence ATGAAGCTGTACTGGGGTCCGCACACCTGTGCGATCGGCATCCACATCCTGCTGGAGGAACTCGGCCGGCCCTACGAGACCGAGAAGCTAGACGTGGCCGGCGGCGCCACCCACGCGCCGGCCTTTCTCGCCATCAACCCGAAGGGCAAGGTGCCCACCCTCGTGCGCGACGATGGCAGCGTGCTGACCGAGTTCGGCGCCATCGCGACCTGGCTGGCCCGCACCAGCCCGGAGGCGGGGCTGATCCCCGAGGATGCCGATGCGGAGGGCCGCATGGTCGAGATGCTCGGCTATGTGGAAGGCACGATCCACGGTCAGGGCTTCGGCCGGATCTTCGCGCCCGGCAAGTTCGAGCCGCAGGATGTCGTGCATCAGGCGACCGGCCTCGGCAGCGGATCGGTGCGCAGGCAGGGGCGCGAGATGGTCGAGCAAGGCTTCGCCATCCTCGATCCACAGCTTGCCGGACACGATTTCGCGGTCGGCGACACGCTGACCATCGCGGATTTCGCGCTGTTCTACGTCGAGCGTTGGGCGCCGCAGCAGGATATCGCGCTGCCGGCGAACCTGCAGCGCCACTTCGATCGCATGCTCGCCCGCCCGGCGGTGCAGACGGTCCGCGCGGCATGGGGCGAAGCCTGA
- the ald gene encoding alanine dehydrogenase yields MRVGIPKEIKNHEYRVGLTPPSVAELVSAGHEVFVETKAGNGIDFDDADYQAAGATILPDARSTFAAADMIVKVKEPQAGEIAMLEPRHLLFTYLHLAADRPQAEGLMASGATCIAYETVTAAKGGLPLLKPMSEVAGRMSVQVGAHYLEKEQGGRGVLLGGVPGVAPAKVAILGGGISGVNAAQMAVGMRADVTIYDISNDRLAELDMFFSSQIKTAYASRAAIAAAVKSASLVIGAVLIPGAAAPKLVTREMVRTMKRGSVLVDIAIDQGGCFETSHPTTHENPVFEVDGVIHYCVANMPGAVARTSAFALNNATLPFVLKLANLGAERAMEQDAHLANGLNVANGRITHPAVQEALGLN; encoded by the coding sequence ATGCGCGTCGGCATCCCCAAGGAGATCAAGAACCACGAATATCGCGTCGGCCTCACGCCGCCCTCCGTGGCGGAACTGGTGAGTGCCGGCCACGAGGTGTTCGTCGAGACGAAGGCCGGCAACGGCATCGACTTCGACGATGCCGACTATCAGGCGGCGGGCGCGACCATCCTGCCCGATGCCCGATCCACCTTCGCCGCAGCGGACATGATCGTGAAGGTCAAGGAGCCGCAGGCCGGCGAGATCGCCATGCTGGAGCCGCGCCACCTGCTGTTCACCTACCTGCACCTCGCCGCAGACCGGCCGCAGGCGGAAGGGCTGATGGCATCCGGCGCCACCTGCATCGCCTACGAGACCGTCACCGCGGCCAAGGGCGGCCTGCCGCTGCTCAAGCCGATGAGCGAGGTGGCCGGGCGCATGTCGGTTCAGGTCGGCGCGCATTATCTGGAGAAGGAACAGGGCGGTCGCGGCGTGCTGCTGGGCGGCGTGCCGGGGGTGGCGCCGGCGAAGGTCGCCATCCTCGGCGGCGGCATCTCGGGCGTGAACGCCGCGCAGATGGCCGTCGGCATGCGCGCCGACGTGACGATCTACGACATCAGCAACGATCGGCTGGCGGAATTGGACATGTTCTTCTCCAGCCAGATCAAGACGGCCTACGCCTCCCGTGCGGCGATCGCGGCCGCGGTGAAGAGCGCGTCGCTGGTTATCGGCGCGGTGCTGATCCCGGGCGCGGCCGCCCCCAAGCTCGTCACCCGCGAGATGGTGAGGACGATGAAGCGCGGCTCCGTGCTCGTCGACATCGCGATCGATCAGGGCGGCTGCTTTGAGACGAGCCACCCGACCACCCATGAGAATCCGGTGTTCGAAGTGGATGGCGTGATCCACTATTGCGTCGCCAACATGCCGGGCGCCGTCGCGCGCACCAGCGCCTTCGCGCTCAACAACGCGACTTTGCCGTTCGTGCTGAAGCTGGCGAACCTGGGCGCCGAACGGGCGATGGAGCAGGATGCCCACCTCGCCAACGGCCTGAACGTCGCGAACGGCAGGATCACGCACCCGGCCGTGCAGGAGGCGCTGGGCCTGAACTGA
- a CDS encoding sensor domain-containing diguanylate cyclase has protein sequence MEPTPRLSAEAAEHLRLQRLSELAIVDTPSEAEFDTIVELAHRLFDCPIALVSLVDGHRQWFKARCGLEAEGTAREHAFCAHSIMHDEIMVVEDATKDARFADNPLVIGPPHIRFYAGAPLRPAGDGAYGDLPAIGTLCVIATEPRTLAPEDRQMLRRLADMVEGLIAARAATAAAIRISDQLRRQAQLLERANKQLRQAEKMANIGSWRIDVATGAITWSDEVYAIHGLDVVTPPPVATAVSFYPDPDRDRLRAAIAHASATGEGFDLEADFRTAAGAMRRVRSLGEVELAEGRPVAIIGLFQDITDRHLHEQELHRTANTDSLTGLPNRKMFEDRLARETSPEAQEPGPYAILLIDLDGFKSVNDTLGHQAGDEVLRNIGERLRGPIFSHAFAARLGGDEFVILITRPRDCAKLPQLIQAVLRELRHMVERSGVRRAITATVGAALSEDGSDTPHEMLRRADLALYAAKRAERGSGSIYGAGDKIGPWSIFPGRPKSLLDDGRTSAAA, from the coding sequence ATGGAACCGACCCCTCGTCTCTCCGCCGAAGCGGCCGAGCACCTGCGACTGCAGCGGCTGTCCGAGCTGGCTATCGTTGATACGCCGAGCGAGGCGGAGTTCGACACGATCGTGGAGCTGGCGCATCGCCTGTTCGACTGCCCGATCGCGCTGGTGTCGCTGGTGGACGGTCACCGCCAGTGGTTCAAGGCGCGGTGTGGGCTGGAGGCCGAGGGCACCGCGCGGGAACACGCATTCTGCGCCCACTCGATCATGCACGACGAGATCATGGTGGTGGAGGATGCGACGAAGGACGCGCGCTTCGCCGACAATCCGCTCGTCATCGGGCCGCCGCACATCCGCTTCTACGCCGGCGCGCCGCTGCGGCCGGCCGGGGACGGAGCCTATGGCGATCTGCCCGCGATCGGCACCCTCTGCGTGATCGCGACGGAGCCGCGCACGCTGGCGCCGGAGGACCGGCAGATGCTGCGCCGCCTGGCCGACATGGTGGAGGGGCTGATCGCCGCGCGCGCCGCCACGGCGGCGGCGATCAGGATATCGGATCAGCTGCGGCGGCAGGCCCAGCTGCTGGAGCGGGCGAACAAGCAGCTGCGGCAGGCCGAGAAGATGGCCAATATCGGCTCCTGGCGGATCGATGTCGCGACCGGCGCGATCACCTGGTCCGACGAAGTCTATGCGATCCACGGGCTCGATGTCGTCACGCCGCCGCCGGTCGCGACCGCCGTCAGCTTCTATCCCGATCCCGACCGCGATCGGCTGAGGGCGGCGATCGCGCATGCTTCCGCGACGGGGGAGGGGTTCGATCTCGAAGCGGACTTCCGCACCGCCGCCGGCGCGATGCGCCGCGTCCGCTCGCTGGGCGAGGTCGAGCTGGCGGAGGGCAGGCCCGTGGCGATCATCGGCCTGTTCCAGGACATCACCGACCGCCACCTGCACGAGCAGGAGCTGCACCGCACCGCCAACACGGACAGCCTGACCGGCCTGCCCAACCGCAAGATGTTCGAGGATCGGCTGGCGCGGGAAACCAGCCCCGAAGCGCAGGAGCCCGGCCCCTATGCGATCCTGCTGATCGATCTCGACGGGTTCAAATCCGTGAATGACACGCTGGGCCACCAGGCCGGCGACGAGGTGCTGCGGAACATCGGAGAGCGGCTGCGCGGGCCGATATTCTCCCACGCCTTCGCCGCGCGGCTGGGCGGCGACGAGTTCGTGATACTGATCACCCGCCCACGCGACTGCGCGAAACTGCCCCAGCTGATCCAGGCGGTGCTGCGCGAGTTGCGCCACATGGTGGAGCGGAGCGGCGTGCGGCGCGCGATCACGGCGACGGTGGGCGCGGCGCTGAGCGAGGATGGAAGCGACACGCCGCACGAGATGCTGCGGCGGGCCGATCTCGCCCTCTACGCCGCCAAGCGGGCGGAGCGGGGATCCGGCAGCATCTACGGCGCCGGCGACAAGATCGGCCCATGGTCGATCTTCCCGGGGCGGCCGAAATCCCTCCTCGACGACGGGCGAACTTCGGCCGCCGCCTGA
- a CDS encoding PQQ-dependent sugar dehydrogenase, translating into MKKRIVFPLILLLLGVAAVVFVRSSGRAALPVEAMMGPIRQLPEPNPPLITTLNVAPAIGWKAGERPTVPQGLKVNAFAAGLNHPRWLLPLPNGDVLVAESNAPPKPGEKKGLFAWVQSLVMKRAGAGVKSPNLIVLLRDANGDGVAEARTVLAQGLVSPYGMALVGDQLYVAEADKLVRFAFRPGQTTVANPVKVTDLPGGPINHHWTKNVIASADGSKLYVTVGSNSNIGDNGMAAEEGRAAIWEVDAKTGGHRIYAYGLRNPNGLAFEPTSKMLWTVVNERDGLGSDIVPDYLTSVDFGGFYGWPWYYWGGYIDKRVDGRDDMQQQYVERPDYALGAHTASLGLAFASGAKLGPRFAEGAFVGQHGSWNRKPKAGYKVIFVPFAKGRPAGKPVDVLTGFLNKDEKARGRPVGVAIDRAGALLVADDVGNAVWRVTAG; encoded by the coding sequence CTGAAGAAGCGCATCGTTTTCCCGCTGATCCTGCTGCTGCTGGGCGTGGCGGCAGTGGTGTTCGTGCGGTCGAGCGGCCGGGCGGCGCTGCCGGTGGAGGCGATGATGGGGCCGATCCGCCAGCTGCCGGAACCGAACCCGCCGCTGATCACCACGCTGAACGTGGCGCCGGCGATCGGCTGGAAGGCGGGCGAGCGGCCGACGGTGCCGCAGGGGCTGAAGGTGAATGCGTTCGCGGCGGGGCTGAACCACCCGCGCTGGCTGCTGCCGCTGCCCAACGGCGACGTGCTGGTGGCCGAATCGAACGCGCCGCCGAAGCCCGGCGAGAAGAAAGGCCTGTTCGCCTGGGTGCAGTCGCTGGTGATGAAGCGGGCGGGGGCGGGCGTGAAGAGCCCGAACCTGATCGTGCTGCTGCGCGACGCGAACGGCGACGGCGTGGCGGAGGCGCGCACCGTGCTGGCCCAGGGCCTCGTCTCGCCCTACGGCATGGCGCTGGTGGGCGATCAGCTCTACGTCGCGGAGGCCGACAAGCTGGTGCGCTTCGCCTTCCGGCCGGGCCAGACGACGGTGGCGAACCCGGTGAAGGTGACGGACCTGCCGGGCGGCCCGATCAACCATCACTGGACCAAGAACGTCATCGCCAGCGCCGACGGCAGCAAGCTGTACGTCACTGTCGGATCGAACTCGAACATCGGCGACAACGGCATGGCGGCGGAGGAAGGCCGCGCCGCCATCTGGGAGGTGGATGCGAAGACTGGCGGGCACCGCATCTACGCCTACGGCCTGCGCAACCCGAACGGCCTGGCCTTCGAGCCCACCTCCAAGATGCTGTGGACGGTGGTGAACGAGCGCGACGGGCTCGGCTCCGACATCGTGCCGGACTATCTGACCTCGGTGGATTTCGGCGGCTTCTACGGTTGGCCGTGGTATTATTGGGGCGGCTACATCGACAAGCGCGTCGATGGCCGTGACGACATGCAGCAGCAATATGTCGAGCGGCCGGATTATGCACTGGGCGCCCACACCGCCTCGCTCGGGCTCGCCTTCGCGTCCGGTGCCAAGCTGGGGCCGCGCTTTGCCGAGGGCGCCTTCGTCGGCCAGCACGGATCGTGGAACCGCAAGCCGAAGGCCGGCTACAAGGTGATCTTCGTGCCGTTCGCCAAGGGTCGGCCAGCCGGCAAGCCGGTGGACGTGCTGACCGGCTTCCTGAACAAGGACGAGAAGGCGCGCGGCCGCCCGGTCGGCGTGGCGATCGATCGCGCCGGCGCGCTGCTGGTGGCGGACGATGTGGGCAATGCGGTATGGCGGGTGACGGCGGGCTGA
- the lnt gene encoding apolipoprotein N-acyltransferase: MRGRAMLPWLAGKLRWSVLGAAAAMGFAPLDLWPVALAALALLMIGIARAERLRTALAIGWWFGLGHFVLGLDWIAEAFTFQAAMPAWLGVVAVVLLSLYLAVYPAVAVGLAWRWGRQDRLRLVLVFAAAWIVTEWLRATLFTGFAWNPLGVLWVPLLPIAGAAKWIGTYGLGGLAILAAGLPLMLVQRRWIAAAALAAGLALAPLPLLLAPGHADGAGDRVHIVQPNIVQQDKWAKGFEARNFARLVRLTGRPEAEPRLILWPEAAVPDYLEDEPWAARRIARLLGPRDLLMTGGVAIEWDRDGNAIGARNSMFVVDPRARLLGRYDKAHLVPYGEYLPMRPILSAIGLSRLAPGDLDFWPGPGPRSFDLPGFGVVGVQVCYEIIFSGQVIDRANRPTFLFNPSNDAWFGASGPPQHLAQARLRAIEEGIAVVRATPTGISAVIDPDGRLLASLDWRTAGAIELRLPSPVPPTPFARGGNILPFLFAGLLLIAAFAHRRFAR, translated from the coding sequence ATGCGGGGCCGCGCGATGCTGCCGTGGCTGGCCGGCAAGCTGCGCTGGAGCGTGCTCGGCGCCGCCGCGGCGATGGGCTTCGCGCCGCTCGATCTGTGGCCGGTCGCGCTGGCGGCGCTGGCGCTGCTGATGATCGGCATCGCCCGCGCCGAGCGGCTGCGCACCGCGCTGGCGATCGGCTGGTGGTTCGGCCTCGGCCACTTCGTGCTGGGGCTAGACTGGATCGCCGAGGCGTTCACCTTCCAGGCGGCGATGCCGGCGTGGCTGGGCGTGGTGGCGGTGGTGCTGCTCTCGCTCTATCTGGCGGTCTATCCGGCGGTGGCGGTGGGCCTGGCCTGGCGCTGGGGGCGGCAGGACCGGTTGCGGCTGGTGCTCGTCTTCGCCGCCGCCTGGATCGTGACCGAGTGGTTGCGCGCGACCCTGTTCACCGGCTTCGCGTGGAACCCGCTGGGCGTGCTGTGGGTGCCGCTGCTGCCGATCGCGGGTGCTGCGAAGTGGATCGGCACCTATGGTCTTGGCGGCCTGGCGATCCTTGCCGCCGGGTTGCCGCTGATGCTGGTGCAGCGCCGCTGGATCGCCGCCGCCGCGCTTGCCGCCGGGCTGGCGCTGGCGCCGCTGCCGCTGCTGCTGGCGCCCGGCCATGCCGATGGCGCCGGCGATCGCGTCCACATCGTCCAGCCGAACATCGTCCAGCAGGACAAGTGGGCCAAGGGGTTCGAGGCGCGTAACTTCGCCCGCCTCGTGCGCCTGACCGGCCGGCCGGAGGCGGAGCCGCGCCTGATCCTGTGGCCGGAGGCGGCGGTGCCCGACTATCTCGAGGACGAGCCCTGGGCGGCCCGGCGCATCGCCCGCCTGCTCGGCCCGCGCGACCTGCTGATGACGGGCGGCGTCGCGATCGAGTGGGACAGGGACGGCAACGCCATCGGCGCGCGCAACAGCATGTTCGTCGTCGATCCGCGGGCGCGGCTGCTGGGCCGCTACGACAAGGCGCATCTGGTGCCCTATGGCGAGTATCTGCCGATGCGGCCGATCCTCTCGGCGATCGGCCTGTCCCGCCTGGCGCCCGGCGACCTCGATTTCTGGCCGGGGCCGGGGCCGCGCAGCTTCGATCTGCCGGGCTTCGGCGTGGTCGGCGTGCAGGTGTGCTACGAGATCATCTTCTCCGGCCAGGTGATCGATCGGGCGAACCGGCCGACCTTCCTGTTCAACCCTTCGAACGATGCGTGGTTCGGCGCGTCCGGCCCGCCGCAGCATCTGGCGCAGGCGCGGCTGCGCGCGATCGAGGAGGGGATCGCCGTGGTGCGCGCCACGCCCACCGGCATCTCCGCCGTGATCGATCCGGACGGGCGGCTGCTCGCCAGCCTGGACTGGCGCACGGCGGGCGCGATCGAACTGCGGCTGCCGTCGCCGGTGCCGCCGACGCCGTTCGCGCGCGGCGGCAACATCCTGCCCTTCCTGTTCGCCGGGCTGCTGCTGATCGCGGCATTTGCGCATCGCCGGTTCGCCCGCTAA
- a CDS encoding acyl-CoA thioesterase, whose amino-acid sequence MMRPPPRLRITGPAPSRHPDGNSGRGGGEMARSDFRFHVPKRVRYSEIDAQAVVFNARYLDYLDIAMSEYFRTLRVPGGKDGLHFQFARTTLNYRKPIRFDEMIDLCVRCARIGTASITLAFEYHGAGGEDLRCEGESVIVNLAGIGAGSAPVPPAIVALFEAHEGRSLRA is encoded by the coding sequence ATGATGCGGCCGCCGCCGCGCTTGCGGATCACCGGCCCAGCGCCTAGTCGCCACCCCGACGGCAACAGCGGCCGGGGTGGAGGCGAGATGGCGCGATCCGATTTCCGTTTCCACGTGCCCAAACGCGTCCGCTATTCCGAGATCGACGCGCAGGCCGTTGTCTTCAACGCGCGCTACCTCGACTATCTCGATATCGCGATGTCGGAGTATTTCCGCACGCTGCGTGTCCCCGGCGGCAAGGACGGCCTGCACTTCCAGTTCGCCCGCACCACGCTGAACTACCGCAAGCCGATCCGCTTCGACGAGATGATCGATCTCTGCGTGCGCTGCGCAAGGATCGGCACGGCATCGATCACCCTGGCTTTCGAATATCACGGGGCCGGTGGCGAGGATCTGCGCTGCGAGGGCGAGAGCGTGATCGTCAACCTGGCCGGGATTGGCGCGGGATCGGCGCCCGTGCCGCCAGCGATCGTCGCCTTGTTCGAGGCGCATGAGGGGCGGAGCCTGCGCGCGTGA